One window from the genome of Cryptomeria japonica chromosome 6, Sugi_1.0, whole genome shotgun sequence encodes:
- the LOC131067892 gene encoding probable disease resistance protein At4g14610 gives MVLKKIVDFALKVRKPLATSSKKHIEEALVVGQDSVSNRLEELIHSQQHKTLSRSGLVGKGGAGKTLLLKRVFNSDSLFCNHLMLWLTVSQNLSFNALRNDLVNQLSVKANERLESREEDHMKTWLNEIMNRHKFALFLDDVWETSASCLLEELCVPQSPHHNSIIIATSRSKSVLSQLGVPPPSVIQMEDLTEDESWRLFSSHAFPHSGGVLPMNIDQDIARLVCNKCGGLPKSLKEIGKQMAGITRSNEWELVLLKLECKMALHKASVKEGEIIKNDKK, from the coding sequence AAAGTAAGAAAACCACTAGCCACTTCAAGCAAGAAGCATATTGAGGAGGCACTAGTTGTTGGACAAGATTCTGTATCAAACAGACTTGAGGAGCTGATTCATTCACAGCAGCACAAAACTTTGTCTCGTTCCGGCCTAGTTGGGAAGGGTGGGGCTGGTAAGACTCTACTTCTCAAAAGAGTCTTCAATAGTGATAGCCTCTTTTGCAATCACTTAATGCTTTGGCTTACTGTTTCACAAAATCTGTCTTTCAATGCTCTGAGAAATGACCTTGTAAATCAACTAAGTGTTAAAGCAAATGAAAGATTGGAGAGTAGAGAGGAAGATCATATGAAAACTTGGTTGAATGAAATCATGAATAGACACAAGTTTGCCCTGTTTTTAGACGATGTTTGGGAAACAAGTGCAAGCTGCTTGTTGGAGGAGCTTTGTGTGCCTCAGTCTCCACACCACAACTCCATCATCATTGCCACTTCCAGAAGTAAGAGTGTACTCTCACAATTGGGTGTTCCACCTCCATCAGTCATCCAAATGGAAGACTTGACTGAGGATGAGAGCTGGAGATTGTTTTCTTCTCATGCTTTTCCACACAGCGGTGGAGTTTTACCCATGAACATTGACCAAGATATAGCGAGGCTTGTCTGCAACAAGTGCGGGGGCCTTCCGAAATCCCTCAAAGAAATCGGGAAGCAAATGGCGGGCATCACTCGATCAAATGAATGGGAACTTGTTCTTCTGAAGTTGGAGTGCAAGATGGCACTCCACAAGGCCTCAGTTAAAGAGGGCGAAATCATAAAAAATGACAAGAAGTAA
- the LOC131067893 gene encoding probable disease resistance protein At4g14610: MLWLTVSQNLSFNALRNDLVNQLSVKANERLESREEDHVKSWLNEIMNRHKFALFLDDVWETSASCLLEELCVPQSPHHNSNIIIATSRSKSVLSQLGVPPPSVIQMEDLTEDESWRLFSSHAFPHSGGVLPMNIDQDIARLVCNKCGGLPKALKEIGKQMAGITRSNEWELVLLKLEIFTIIV, from the coding sequence ATGCTTTGGCTTACTGTTTCACAAAATCTGTCTTTCAATGCTCTGAGAAATGACCTTGTAAATCAACTAAGTGTTAAAGCAAATGAAAGATTGGAGAGTAGAGAGGAAGATCATGTGAAAAGTTGGTTGAATGAAATCATGAATAGACACAAGTTTGCCCTGTTTTTAGACGATGTTTGGGAAACAAGTGCAAGCTGCTTGTTGGAGGAGCTTTGTGTGCCTCAGTCTCCACACCACAACTCCAACATCATCATTGCCACTTCCAGAAGTAAGAGTGTACTCTCACAATTGGGTGTTCCACCTCCATCAGTCATCCAAATGGAAGACTTGACTGAGGATGAGAGCTGGAGATTGTTTTCTTCTCATGCTTTTCCACACAGCGGTGGAGTTTTACCCATGAACATTGACCAAGATATAGCGAGGCTTGTCTGCAACAAGTGCGGGGGCCTTCCAAAAGCCCTCAAAGAAATCGGGAAGCAAATGGCGGGCATCACTCGATCAAATGAATGGGAACTTGTTCTTCTGAAGTTGGAGATCTTTACCATTATTGTTTAG